A genome region from Rhizobium sp. ACO-34A includes the following:
- a CDS encoding ABC transporter substrate-binding protein, with protein MSDKITNWTKSDDAMVENAIRRGATRRELLQLMLAGGVAMSAGGMILGRATNAVAATPVSGGALKAAGWSSSTADTLDPAKASLSTDYVRCCSFYNRLTFLDVSGTPQMELAETIESKDAKTWTVKLRKGVTFHDGKPLTADDVVFSLKRHLDPGVGSKVAKIAAQMTGFKAVDKETVEIELANPNADLPTILAMHHFMIVADGTTDFSKANGTGAFVREVFEPGVRSVGVKNKNYWKGGPNVDSFEFFAISDDNARVNALLSGDIHLAASINPRSMRLIESQDGFILSKTTSGNYTNLNIRMDMAPGDKKDFIEGMKYLVNREQIVKSALRGLGEVGNDQPVSPANFYHNADLKPKTFDPDKAKALFQKAGVLGQSIPVIASEAATSSIDMAMIIQAAGADIGMKLDVQRVPSDGYWDNYWLKAPIHFGNINPRPTPDILFSLLYTSEAPWNESQYKSEKFDKMLIEARGSLDQAKRKEIYNAMQVMVAEEAGTIIPAYISNVDATSGKLKGLEANPLGGMMGYAFAEYVWLEA; from the coding sequence ATGAGCGACAAGATTACGAACTGGACGAAGTCCGACGATGCGATGGTCGAGAACGCCATCCGTCGGGGCGCCACGCGCCGCGAACTGCTGCAGTTGATGCTGGCCGGCGGCGTCGCCATGTCGGCTGGCGGCATGATCCTCGGCCGCGCCACCAATGCCGTTGCAGCAACGCCGGTTTCCGGCGGCGCGCTGAAGGCTGCCGGCTGGTCCTCCTCCACCGCCGATACGCTCGACCCGGCCAAGGCCTCGCTGTCGACCGATTATGTCCGTTGCTGCTCGTTCTACAACCGTCTGACCTTCCTCGACGTTTCCGGCACGCCGCAGATGGAGCTGGCTGAAACGATCGAATCCAAGGATGCCAAGACCTGGACCGTGAAGCTGCGCAAGGGCGTCACCTTCCACGACGGCAAGCCGCTGACCGCAGACGACGTTGTGTTCTCGCTCAAGCGTCACCTCGATCCGGGCGTCGGCTCCAAGGTCGCCAAGATCGCCGCCCAGATGACCGGCTTCAAGGCCGTCGACAAGGAAACCGTCGAGATCGAACTCGCCAATCCGAATGCCGACCTGCCGACCATCCTTGCCATGCACCACTTCATGATCGTGGCCGACGGCACCACCGACTTCTCCAAGGCCAACGGCACAGGCGCCTTCGTGCGCGAAGTGTTCGAGCCGGGCGTGCGCTCGGTCGGCGTCAAGAACAAGAACTACTGGAAGGGCGGCCCGAACGTCGACTCCTTCGAGTTCTTCGCCATCAGCGACGACAACGCCCGCGTCAACGCGCTGCTGTCGGGCGACATCCATCTCGCCGCCTCGATCAACCCCCGCTCGATGCGCCTGATCGAGAGCCAGGACGGCTTCATCCTTTCGAAGACCACCTCCGGCAACTATACCAACCTCAACATTCGCATGGACATGGCGCCGGGCGACAAGAAGGACTTCATCGAAGGCATGAAGTACCTCGTCAACCGCGAGCAGATCGTCAAGTCGGCGCTGCGCGGCCTCGGTGAAGTCGGCAACGACCAGCCGGTCTCGCCCGCCAACTTCTACCACAATGCCGACCTGAAGCCGAAGACCTTCGACCCCGACAAGGCAAAGGCGTTGTTCCAGAAGGCAGGCGTGCTCGGCCAGTCCATCCCGGTCATCGCTTCGGAAGCAGCAACTTCCTCGATCGACATGGCGATGATCATCCAGGCCGCCGGCGCGGACATCGGCATGAAGCTCGACGTGCAGCGCGTTCCCTCCGACGGCTACTGGGACAACTACTGGCTCAAGGCGCCGATCCACTTCGGCAACATCAACCCGCGCCCGACCCCGGACATCCTGTTCTCGCTGCTCTACACCTCGGAAGCTCCGTGGAACGAAAGCCAGTACAAGTCGGAGAAGTTCGACAAGATGCTGATCGAGGCCCGTGGCTCGCTCGACCAGGCCAAGCGCAAGGAGATCTACAACGCCATGCAGGTCATGGTCGCCGAGGAAGCCGGCACGATCATCCCGGCCTACATCTCCAACGTCGATGCGACCAGCGGCAAGCTCAAGGGCCTCGAAGCCAATCCGCTCGGCGGCATGATGGGTTACGCCTTCGCGGAATATGTCTGGCTCGAAGCCTGA
- a CDS encoding DNA-directed RNA polymerase subunit alpha, producing the protein MTTNTNTSVRPAGSRFGYRFNLVGIIGLSIIALWAAIAILAPLLIPHPVGEIVDYDYFGPMSSELWLGSDYLGRDMFSRILMGARYTVGISLAAVAISCFTGVVLGMIAAVAGGWLDTVLSRLLDALNSIPSKLFGLVVVAAVGSSIPVLIMTLSVIYIPGAYRFARALAVNVNAMDFVTVARIRGESIFYLIGSEILPNIIGPVLADLGIRFVFIVLLLSGLSFLGLGVQPPYADWGALVRENIGGLPFGAPAVIFPSLAIASLTISVNLLIDNLPKKIRDRSA; encoded by the coding sequence ATGACCACGAATACGAACACCTCCGTACGACCGGCCGGCTCGCGGTTCGGATACCGCTTCAACCTCGTCGGCATCATCGGTCTCTCGATCATCGCGCTCTGGGCGGCAATCGCGATCCTCGCGCCCCTGCTCATTCCCCATCCCGTCGGCGAGATCGTTGACTACGACTATTTCGGCCCGATGAGTTCTGAACTCTGGCTAGGCTCCGATTATCTCGGCCGCGACATGTTCTCCCGCATCCTGATGGGCGCACGCTACACCGTCGGCATCTCGCTCGCTGCCGTCGCCATTTCCTGTTTCACCGGGGTGGTGCTGGGCATGATCGCCGCAGTTGCCGGCGGCTGGCTCGATACCGTGCTCAGCCGTCTCCTCGATGCCTTGAATTCCATTCCGAGCAAGCTCTTCGGCCTTGTGGTGGTCGCCGCCGTCGGCTCGTCCATCCCCGTGCTCATCATGACGCTGTCGGTCATCTATATTCCCGGCGCATACCGCTTTGCCCGGGCGCTGGCGGTCAACGTCAACGCCATGGATTTCGTCACCGTCGCCCGCATTCGCGGCGAAAGCATCTTCTACCTGATCGGCTCGGAGATCCTGCCCAACATTATCGGCCCGGTTCTGGCCGATCTCGGCATCCGCTTCGTCTTCATCGTGCTGCTGCTCTCCGGCCTGTCCTTCCTCGGCCTCGGCGTCCAGCCGCCCTATGCCGACTGGGGGGCGCTGGTGCGGGAAAACATCGGCGGCCTGCCCTTCGGCGCGCCGGCAGTCATCTTCCCGTCGCTGGCCATCGCCAGCCTCACCATCAGCGTCAACCTGCTGATCGACAACCTGCCCAAGAAGATCCGAGACAGGAGCGCATGA
- a CDS encoding AsnC family transcriptional regulator, which yields MKLDRIDIKILYELQKNGRITNVELAELVNLSPSPCLMRVKKLQAEGYIDGYSAQINVGKLGQTLTVFTEVTLKNHRQIDFARFLAAVEKVDQVIECHLVSGGYDYLLKFVTAGIGEYQTIMERLTDMDIGIDKYFSFVVLKSPIVKAHMPLTSLFPL from the coding sequence ATGAAACTGGACCGTATCGACATCAAGATCCTCTACGAGCTTCAGAAGAACGGCCGCATCACCAATGTCGAGCTGGCGGAACTGGTCAATCTCTCGCCCAGCCCCTGCCTGATGCGGGTGAAGAAGCTGCAGGCCGAGGGCTATATCGACGGTTATTCGGCGCAGATCAATGTCGGCAAGCTCGGGCAGACCCTGACAGTCTTCACCGAAGTTACCCTCAAGAACCACCGGCAGATCGATTTCGCCCGCTTCCTGGCCGCCGTCGAGAAGGTGGACCAGGTGATCGAATGCCATCTGGTCTCGGGCGGCTACGACTATCTCCTGAAATTCGTCACCGCCGGCATCGGCGAATACCAGACGATCATGGAACGCCTGACCGACATGGACATCGGCATCGACAAGTATTTCTCCTTCGTCGTGCTGAAGTCCCCGATCGTCAAGGCGCACATGCCGCTGACCAGCCTGTTTCCGCTTTGA
- a CDS encoding ABC transporter — protein sequence MANLVEIRDLKVEATTDSGRRVEIIKGVSIDIAEGEIVALIGESGSGKTTIALTLMGHARTGCRISGGSVSVDGKDMVTLSERERAAIRGTEVAYVPQSAAAAFNPAATIMEQVIEVTRIHQLMPPEEARKRAVELFRALSLPNPETIGNRYPHQVSGGQLQRLAAAMALIGGPKLVIFDEPTTALDVTTQIEVLRAFKSVMRKDRIAGVYVSHDLAVVAQIADRIVVLRGGEIQEVGATADILADAKHPYTRELLAAFEPRPRAADTVVAEESRSLLDIEELIAGYGPLQSDGLPLMRAVQSVSLKVEKGRNLGIIGESGCGKSTLARAIAGILPASAGNIVFDGRELGKSARERTRDQLREMQIVFQYADTALNPAKPIEEILGRPLAFYHGMKGKTRDARIDQLLDMVHLPRSVRHRHPAELSGGQKQRVNFARALAAEPKLILCDEITSALDTVVAAAVIELLKELQRELGLSYVFISHDLSVVEAICDEIVVMYGGKKVEQITPAALKAPQHPYSQLLFSSVPKLDPTWLDGLQQDPELVRSYCRK from the coding sequence ATGGCCAACCTCGTCGAAATCCGTGACCTGAAGGTCGAGGCGACCACAGATTCCGGCCGCCGGGTCGAGATCATCAAGGGCGTCAGCATCGATATCGCCGAAGGCGAGATCGTCGCCCTGATCGGCGAGAGCGGGTCCGGCAAGACCACGATCGCGCTGACGCTGATGGGGCATGCCCGCACCGGCTGCCGCATTTCCGGCGGCAGCGTTTCCGTAGACGGCAAGGACATGGTGACGCTGTCCGAGCGCGAACGCGCCGCAATCCGCGGCACCGAGGTCGCCTATGTGCCGCAGAGTGCGGCGGCAGCCTTCAATCCGGCCGCGACCATCATGGAACAGGTGATCGAGGTCACCCGCATTCACCAGCTGATGCCGCCGGAAGAAGCCCGAAAGCGTGCAGTCGAACTCTTCCGCGCCCTGTCCCTGCCCAACCCCGAGACCATCGGCAATCGCTACCCACATCAGGTCTCCGGCGGCCAGTTGCAGCGCCTCGCCGCGGCCATGGCCTTGATCGGCGGACCCAAACTGGTGATCTTCGACGAACCGACCACGGCACTCGACGTCACCACCCAGATCGAGGTGCTGCGCGCCTTCAAGTCCGTCATGCGCAAGGACAGGATCGCCGGCGTCTATGTGTCCCATGACCTCGCCGTCGTCGCCCAGATCGCCGACCGCATCGTCGTGCTCCGGGGCGGAGAAATTCAGGAAGTGGGCGCGACCGCCGACATCCTCGCCGATGCCAAACATCCCTATACCCGCGAACTGCTGGCCGCCTTCGAACCCCGGCCCCGCGCCGCTGACACGGTGGTGGCGGAGGAAAGCCGGTCGCTGCTCGACATCGAGGAGCTGATCGCCGGCTATGGTCCGCTCCAGTCGGACGGCCTGCCGCTGATGCGTGCCGTACAGTCCGTCAGTCTCAAGGTGGAGAAGGGCCGCAACCTCGGCATCATCGGCGAATCCGGCTGCGGCAAGTCCACGCTGGCCCGCGCCATCGCCGGCATCCTTCCCGCTTCGGCTGGCAACATCGTCTTCGACGGGCGCGAACTGGGAAAAAGCGCCCGCGAACGCACGCGCGACCAGCTTCGCGAGATGCAGATCGTCTTCCAGTATGCCGATACGGCGCTCAATCCGGCCAAACCCATCGAGGAAATCCTCGGGCGTCCGCTTGCCTTCTATCATGGCATGAAGGGCAAAACCCGCGATGCCCGCATCGACCAGCTTCTCGACATGGTGCACCTGCCCCGCTCGGTGCGCCATCGCCACCCCGCCGAACTCTCCGGCGGCCAGAAGCAGCGCGTCAACTTCGCCCGGGCGCTGGCGGCCGAACCCAAGCTGATCCTCTGCGACGAAATAACTTCCGCCCTCGACACCGTGGTTGCCGCAGCCGTCATCGAACTCCTGAAGGAACTCCAGCGCGAACTCGGCCTCTCCTACGTCTTCATCAGCCACGACCTTTCGGTGGTCGAGGCGATCTGCGACGAGATCGTGGTGATGTATGGCGGCAAGAAAGTCGAACAGATCACCCCGGCGGCGCTGAAGGCCCCGCAGCACCCCTATTCACAACTGCTGTTCTCCTCCGTTCCGAAACTCGACCCCACCTGGCTCGACGGCCTCCAGCAGGACCCGGAACTGGTCCGCTCCTACTGCCGGAAGTAG
- a CDS encoding 2-haloalkanoic acid dehalogenase has product MAKSLSQFKYMTFDVVGTLIDFEGGIKDCLAAIAAEAGVSVDGEEALSLYRAARYSDDADLFPDDLVRVYLSIAPKLGLPAEQKYGEQLRDSAKNWKGFPDSAEALASLARTHKLIAMTNARRWAFEYFSKELGNPFHAAFTADDTGTEKPDPAFFQKVFDFVATEGNSKDDILHVAQSQYHDIGISRKLGMTNCWIERRHAQKGYGGTIEPAEFTKPDYHFTSMAGLADAVKEASA; this is encoded by the coding sequence GTGGCAAAGAGCCTTTCGCAATTCAAATACATGACTTTCGACGTGGTCGGCACGCTCATCGACTTCGAGGGCGGCATCAAGGATTGCCTGGCGGCGATCGCTGCCGAAGCTGGTGTTTCGGTGGATGGAGAGGAAGCCCTCTCGCTCTACCGGGCGGCGCGTTATTCGGATGACGCCGATCTCTTTCCGGATGATCTCGTGCGCGTTTATCTGTCGATCGCGCCGAAGCTCGGTCTTCCCGCCGAACAGAAATACGGAGAGCAGCTGCGCGATTCCGCAAAGAACTGGAAGGGCTTTCCCGATAGCGCCGAAGCGCTTGCCAGCCTCGCCAGGACCCACAAGCTCATCGCCATGACCAATGCGCGGCGCTGGGCGTTCGAATATTTTTCGAAGGAACTCGGCAATCCCTTCCATGCCGCCTTCACCGCCGACGATACCGGCACCGAAAAGCCGGATCCGGCCTTCTTCCAGAAGGTCTTCGACTTCGTTGCCACCGAAGGCAACAGCAAGGACGACATCCTGCATGTTGCCCAGAGCCAGTACCACGATATCGGCATTTCCCGGAAGCTCGGCATGACCAATTGCTGGATCGAGCGTCGCCACGCCCAGAAGGGATATGGCGGCACCATCGAGCCCGCCGAGTTTACCAAGCCGGACTACCACTTCACCTCCATGGCCGGCCTTGCCGACGCCGTGAAAGAAGCAAGCGCCTGA
- a CDS encoding ABC transporter permease has product MNSRVLSLVLSRLLIAVITLVIVSLAVFLATALLPGDTATILLGQAATPEAVEGLRKAMHLDEPALFRFIRWGLGLLQGDLGTSYANDMPVAQLIAGRFVNSMKLAGVTALFSVPIALTLGITAAMLRGSLYDRIVTILTIGVISVPEFMVATSAVLLFAVYLKWLPALSFANEVHTISDMLRVYAMPVITLTFVVSAQMIRMARAAVVETLNTPYVEMALLKGASRPRIVLKHALPNALGPIVNAVALSLSYLLGGVIIVETIFNYPGIAKLMVDAVATRDLPLIQSCAMIFCLGYLILITAADIIAILSNPRLR; this is encoded by the coding sequence ATGAATTCCCGGGTCCTATCCCTTGTCCTGAGCAGGTTGCTCATCGCGGTGATCACGCTGGTGATCGTTTCGCTCGCGGTCTTTCTCGCCACCGCCCTTCTGCCTGGCGACACCGCAACCATCCTTCTCGGCCAGGCGGCCACGCCGGAAGCGGTCGAAGGCCTGCGCAAGGCCATGCATCTCGACGAGCCGGCGCTGTTCCGCTTCATTCGCTGGGGGCTCGGCCTGCTTCAGGGCGATCTCGGCACTTCCTATGCCAACGACATGCCGGTCGCGCAGCTGATCGCGGGACGTTTCGTCAACTCGATGAAGCTTGCCGGCGTCACCGCCCTCTTCTCCGTTCCGATCGCGCTCACCCTCGGCATCACCGCCGCCATGCTGCGCGGCTCGCTCTACGATCGCATCGTGACGATCCTGACGATCGGGGTCATCTCCGTGCCGGAATTCATGGTGGCGACATCGGCCGTGCTGCTCTTCGCCGTCTACCTGAAATGGCTGCCGGCGCTCTCCTTCGCCAATGAAGTCCACACCATCTCCGACATGCTCAGGGTTTATGCCATGCCGGTCATCACGCTGACCTTCGTCGTGTCGGCCCAGATGATCCGCATGGCCCGCGCCGCTGTGGTCGAGACGCTGAACACGCCCTATGTCGAGATGGCGCTCCTCAAAGGCGCATCGCGTCCGCGCATCGTCTTGAAGCATGCCCTGCCCAACGCACTCGGCCCGATCGTCAATGCGGTGGCGCTGTCGCTTTCCTACCTGCTCGGCGGGGTCATCATCGTCGAGACCATCTTCAACTATCCCGGCATCGCCAAGCTGATGGTCGATGCGGTCGCGACCCGCGACCTGCCGCTCATCCAGAGCTGCGCCATGATCTTCTGCCTCGGCTACCTGATCCTGATCACCGCCGCCGACATCATCGCAATCCTTTCCAACCCGAGGCTCCGATGA
- a CDS encoding aspartate aminotransferase family protein, producing the protein MYSNSLIELDRAHLVHPVASYRGHEKQGVRVLASASGATVTDASGKQLVDGFAGLWCVNAGYGHESIVEAATRQLRELPYATAYFGLGSEPAIRLAAELAERTPGDLNHVYFTLGGSDAVDSTIRFVRYYWIARGQPQRDQFISIEQGYHGSSTVGAGLTALPAFHAGFGVPFDWQHKIPSHYAYRNPVGEDPQAIIAASVAALRAKVEALGPDRVAAFYAEPIQGSGGVLVPPKGWMKAMREVCRELDILFIADEVITGFGRTGPLFACTEDEIVPDFMTTAKGLTSGYVPMGAVFMSDRVYDVIADAAGASAVGHGYTYSAHPVSAAVGLEVLRLYENGLLENGVKAGARLMAGLEGLRDHPLVGDVRGRGMLAAVELVVDKQKKTPLPAAAEPARRIFDRAWDNGLVIRAFANGILGYAPPLCCTDADIDAIIERTRRTLDQTLEDPDVRAALA; encoded by the coding sequence ATGTACAGCAATTCCCTCATCGAACTCGACCGCGCCCATCTGGTGCATCCGGTCGCTTCCTATCGCGGCCATGAGAAGCAGGGCGTTCGCGTTCTCGCCTCCGCTTCCGGCGCGACCGTGACCGACGCATCGGGCAAGCAGCTGGTCGATGGCTTTGCCGGTCTCTGGTGCGTCAATGCCGGCTATGGCCATGAAAGCATCGTCGAGGCCGCCACCCGCCAGCTTCGCGAACTGCCCTATGCGACCGCCTATTTCGGCCTCGGCTCGGAACCGGCCATCCGCCTTGCCGCGGAACTCGCCGAACGCACGCCGGGCGACCTCAACCACGTCTATTTCACCCTCGGCGGCTCGGATGCCGTCGACAGCACCATCCGCTTCGTCCGCTATTACTGGATCGCCCGCGGCCAGCCGCAGCGTGACCAGTTCATCTCGATCGAGCAGGGTTATCACGGCTCATCGACGGTCGGCGCAGGCCTCACAGCACTTCCCGCCTTCCATGCCGGCTTCGGCGTGCCGTTCGACTGGCAGCACAAGATTCCGTCCCATTATGCCTATCGCAATCCGGTCGGCGAGGACCCGCAGGCGATCATTGCCGCTTCGGTCGCGGCTCTTCGCGCCAAGGTCGAGGCTCTCGGCCCCGACCGCGTCGCAGCATTCTATGCCGAGCCGATCCAGGGCTCGGGCGGCGTGCTGGTGCCGCCGAAGGGCTGGATGAAGGCCATGCGCGAAGTCTGCCGCGAGTTGGACATCCTCTTCATTGCCGACGAGGTCATCACCGGTTTCGGTCGCACCGGCCCACTATTCGCCTGCACCGAGGACGAAATCGTCCCGGACTTCATGACCACCGCCAAGGGCCTCACCTCGGGTTATGTGCCGATGGGCGCGGTCTTCATGTCGGATCGGGTGTATGATGTGATTGCCGATGCGGCCGGCGCTTCGGCGGTCGGGCACGGCTACACCTATTCCGCCCATCCGGTCAGTGCCGCCGTCGGTCTGGAAGTGCTGCGGCTGTATGAGAACGGCCTTCTTGAAAACGGCGTGAAGGCCGGCGCCCGCCTGATGGCCGGCCTCGAAGGCTTGAGGGATCACCCGCTGGTGGGCGATGTGCGAGGCCGTGGCATGCTTGCCGCCGTGGAACTCGTCGTCGACAAGCAGAAGAAGACGCCGCTCCCGGCGGCGGCCGAACCCGCACGCCGCATTTTCGACCGCGCCTGGGACAACGGCCTCGTCATCCGCGCCTTCGCCAACGGCATCCTCGGATATGCTCCGCCGCTCTGCTGCACGGACGCCGATATCGACGCCATCATCGAGCGGACCCGCCGCACACTGGACCAGACGTTGGAGGATCCGGACGTCCGCGCAGCACTTGCCTGA